A stretch of DNA from Vibrio gallaecicus:
AAAAAGTTCAATAGCCGCATTTCGATCGATCAGGATTCTTCGTTCACCTACTCTATCTTCAGAAATGTATAAAGCGGCATTAAAAATAACATAAATGAATCCGGCAATAATCACAGACATCAATGCAAAAAATAGAGCGAGCCGCCCCGTTAAGGTTTTTGTGCTTGATACTAGATTAAGGATCAATTGGGCTGCTCCAATCGGAATCCAACTTTAGGTACGGTAATCAACATTTGTTTAGCGAAAGGTTTGTCTAATTGGTTACGTAGTTGGTAGATATGGCTGCGAAGTACATCATTATTAGGTTCGTCTTCTTCCCATAATTTGTAGGAGATCTCTTCTCTAGTGACGACTTGCGGGGCGCTTTGGCATAGCATTTCTAGAATAGTGTACGTGGTTGGATTCAGAGCCAGCAATTTATCTTGGCGATAAGCTTTTCGAGTCTTTTGGTCTATGGTTAATTCGCTAAATTGAAGCTTAGTAGAAGCGACATTTCCACGGTAGCGGCGAACCAAGGCTTTCATTCTTGCTTCAAGGATATCTAAATCAAAAGGTTTAGTGAGGTAGTCGTCGGCACCGTGATCAAAGCCTTTGAGCATGTCTTCTCGACTATCTAAAGCGGTGAGCATTAAAATGGGCGTTGCATTGCCAGCCTCACGCAATTTATTACATACCGTTAAACCATCCATCCTCGGGAGCATAAGGTCTAATATAATAATGTCAAAAGAGTTCTCTAAAGCAAGTTGTAAACCTAGCTCGCCATTATCGGCATAATCTAATTCCATTCCGATGCATTCAAAGTAATCAAATAGTACGCCAGCAATCTCGCGGTTATCTTCAACTAACAAAACTCGTTTCATGGATTTCTCATGTAGTAATTGACCTTACTCATCATCCTGATTGAGCGTGAAAAATATGTCAACAACATAACTTTCATGAAGGGACCGTTATGCTATTGATAGTTTAAATAGATATAGAAGATAGCCTTATGCCGAAGTTAAAAATTAGACACAATACTATCCATAATGAGCATATAAAGCCTGCGATTTCCTTATCCATCATCGTTCCTTTTTTTAATGAAGAAGAAGTACTCGGTGAGTTTCATTCACGTTTAACTTCGGTGCTAGATGGCTTAGAAGAGAACTGTGAAATTGTTTATATCGATGATGGGAGTACCGATAAAAGCTTAGCATTGGTTGAAAGTTTTAAGTCGGTGAATAGCGCTATATCGGTTATTGGATTAAGTCGAAATTTTGGTAAAGAAGCGGCGATGAGTGCAGGTTTGGAGCACTGTCGTGGGCAAGCGATCATTTTATTGGATGCGGATCTTCAAGATCCCCCCGAGTTGATTCCTGAAATGATGGCAAAATGGCGTGAAGGCTATGATGTCGTCAATATGCAGCGTAAAGAGCGCAATGGCGAAACTTGGTTCAAAAAATTCTCAGCAGCAAGCTTTTATCGAGTAATGAATATACTCGTTAAAATAGATGTGCCGGAAAATGTGGGTGACTTTCGCTTATTAAGCCGTGAAGTTGTGGATCACATAAACCAGCTTCCAGAACGTAATCGTTACATGAAAGGCATTTTCTCTTGGCCTGGGTTTAGGCAAACCACTATTCAATTTAAACGAGATGCTCGTTTTTGTGGTGAAACTAAATGGAACTATTTGAAGTTGGTTGGCTTAGCGATGGACGGCATCACTTCTTTCTCTATTCGCCCGCTTCGTATCGCTTCTGTGGTTGGTGGCTTAGTTGCTTTAAGTGCCTTTGTTTACGGCATGTTTATCGTTTTTAAAACCATGATGTTTGGTGAAGCCATTTCTGGTTACCCTTCAATGATGGTCGTGCAATTGGCGTTAGGTGGTATTCAACTTTTAAGCATTGGGCTTTTAGGGGAATACATCGGGCGTATTTTCATTGAAACCAAAGGTCGTCCTTTGTACTTAATCCAATCCGTTGCCGACAAACCAGCATTAAAAAACAGTTTGATACTTGAGGAATCAGCATGAGCTTCAGCTTAAATAGAACTCACTTATGGAGCTTACTTGCCTTTGCTCTTTTACTTAGGCTGATCTCGTTAGCCACATACCCGTTAATGGACACAACTGAAGCACGCTACGGTGAAATGGCTCGGTTGATGGTTGAAACCGGTAATTGGCTAACACCACAATTTGATTACGGCATCCCTTTTTGGGGTAAGCCGCCATTGTTTACTTGGATGAGTGCTGTAGGCATTGAATTGTTTGGGCTAAATGAATTTGCTGTTCGTGCCCCACATTGGCTTGCAGGCGTAATGACTATTGGCATTATTGCTTATATGGCGAAAAGAACAGGGCAAAGTGCTTTGGTTGCCTGCGTGGTATTAGCAACCTGCGGAATTTTCTCGATTGCGGCAGGTGCCGTGATGACAGACATGGCGCTGACATTGGCAATGACCATGGCTATGGTTGGTTTTTACTTCTGTTGGAAAGGCGATGGTAGCGATAAAACCAATAAACTTTGGGGTTACCTTGGATTTGTTGGGCTAGCGTGTGGCTTGCTAGCTAAAGGTCCGGTAGCGGTCGTGATTATGGGCATTGCTGTTTTTCCATGGTTAGTATTGCAGCACGGTTTAATTGGCGCGTTTGTTCAGTTATGGAAGCGTTTTCCTATTGTTTCGGGCATCGTTATTATGCTGGTTATCGCATTACCTTGGTACATTATGGCTGAAGCTGCAACACCGGGCTTTATCGATTACTTTATTATAGGTGAGCACTTTAAGCGCTTTGTTGTGAGCGGTTGGGAAGGGGATTTATACGGCTCGGCTCATGATGAGACAAGAGGAATGATTTGGGTATTCTGGATTCAATCTGCAGCGCCTTGGTCTATTGTGTTGCCTATCTTGGCGTTCGTGCGAAGAGATAAAGTAAAGCTGGCGAACTCAGAGCATCCCGGGCTATTTTCATTTTTGATTTGCTGGTTAATCTCGCCGCTAATTCTGTTCACTATGGCTGGCAATATTTTACCTGCTTATGTTTTACCTGGTATTCCGGCTTTAGGCTTACTGATAGCAATGTTGGTGGTAGAAAAAGATAAGAAGTGGTTCTCTAGTGTTGCTCTTATTCTGCCAGTGATATTAATGATTGCTATGTTGCTTTTGAACTTGGGCAAAGCCAACCAGAAAAGTGACCGCGTTATTTTTGAACATATTGTAGATGATGCACCAAGCTTTTACATTGGCTCTCGTCCTTTCTCCGGACAATTTTATAGCCAAGGGCAAGCAAAGAAACTGATGGATATAAACCAACTAAACGATGTTTCAAAATACTATTTAATTGGTAAAAAATTGGAAGTTGAAGCGGGTATCCGTGACCATGCATTGACTTGTGTTTTAGAGCCAACCCCAGAAGCGAAACGTGTTCTGTTTACCTGTACGAATACTGGTGTGCAAGGTGAATTAGTGACTCAGTTAAATAAAGATACAACCATGGCTTTAAATGAACAGTAAAATCGTTAAGTTTGCCCTTGTTGGTGCTGGTGGCTTTGTCGTCGATTGCACTGCTTTTGCCATACTGCATTATTGGATCGGTTTACCTTTGATGTGGGCAAGAGGAGGGGCATTTATTGTTGCCGCAACCAGCACTTGGTTTGGAAATCGAGTGCTGACTTTTGAATATAAAGGTAACGGTTCATGGAGAGATAACGTAAAGCAATGGCAAAAATTCATGCTGTCAGCGTCTTTTTCCGCGGTACCCAACTTAGTGTGCTTTAAAGTGGTTAGCGGACTATTACCTACTTTTACTGGTGTAATGTTTATCGCGATGGCTATCGGAGTTTTAGTCGGAATGGTGAGTAATTATCTTCTCAGCCAGTATTGGGTTTTTGCTCGCTAACTTATCTTTAATTCATTATTTGGTGGCAAGTGTGTGTGCCAAATAATGAACTTTCAAATTAATCATCAACTTGCTGAATATGAACTAATCTATAGAAAGGACAATAGTAAAGCTAAGTAGGTTAGTTGATGAATAACACCACATTGCCCATATTATTGAGATCTATTTGTGTATTGGGCATCGTTTCTTTTGTAACGCTATTCTTATGTTTTGGGGCCGTACCACAAGTTTTAGCTGCAAGCCTAACCATCGCGGTTTTAGGCGGCTTTCTTGTTACATATTTTCAAATACAACCCCGTACCTTACCTTCTGACGAACTCTACCAAGTCCTCTTTTCCGTTAATAACGTTCTACTCCCTAAACTTGTTCGACAACTTGATTATTCTTGCCAAGACTCATCCAATTCCGTCGATCAACTAGCCTCTCTTTTCAAACAACTATCCGATCAATCCAACAAAATTTGTGGGCTTTTATCATCACAAGAATTAACGGTAGAGCAATGCCAACGCGCCACAGAAAAAGTTAAAAAAATTCATAATAAAATCATCTTACTTCTTCAATTTGGAGATAGAACTCAACAAATGCAATCTGGTGTTTTAGAGGCGTTGCATTTAATCAGCAGCCAAGTTGAAGCTGTATTAGATGACCCCAGTAAAACCAATACCTATTTTGATGAAAAGAACTTACTAGAAGCGATAGATAAAATTGAATCAAGAACAAGCAGCCACGAAGAAGTACGTAGAGATGATGTAACTTTCTTTTAAAGAAACACTCAGACCATGAACTTGGGAATAAGGGGTTAAGGATGAACAAAACAATACTGATTGTCGATGATTCAGAATCACTGAGGCAAGTTGTCAGCATCGCTTTAGTTGGTGCTGGTTACAATGTGATAGAAGCTAAAGATGGGCTAGATGGTTTAGCGAAATTAGATGGTACTAAAGTTCATTTAATTATTAGTGACGTCAATATGCCGAACATGAATGGTATTGATTTTGTAGAAGCAGTTAAAGAGCTCGCCAAGTATAAATTTACCCCCATTATTATGCTCACTACTGAAAACCAACCTTATTTGATGGAGGAAAGCCGCAAAGCTGGTGCAAAAGCGTGGTTAGCAAAACCTTTTAGACCAGATCAAATGCTGCAAGCTGTATCGAAAATATTAGAGTCGTAGGGAGGGGAAATGCCAGGAAATTATACCTATATATTGCCCGACGAATTCACCATTTACGAAGCCTCGGAAGTTTATTGCGATATCAGCGAACAACTGAATACTCATGGTCAATGTCAGATTGATGGTTCAAGAGTCGAAGAAGTCGATACGGCAGGTATTCAAATCTTGTGTAAGTTTCTTCATGATAAAAGTTTGAAGAATATTTCCCTTGTGGAGCCAAGTGCACGATTGCAAAGTGCATTTTCACTGCTGGGTCTTGAGTCGATGAGTACGCCAAACCATGACGAATGAACTTCAAGCGGCGCTCAGTACATTCGTTAATGAAGCTCGTGAATTGTTGGTGGATTTAGAGCAAGCATTACTTGAAGTTGACGGGCTAGGGCAAGAACCTAAGTCGGACAAAATTAACTCGATGTTTCGCTCTATTCATACGATTAAAGGGAGCGCGGGCTTATTTGGCTTGGATGAAATAGTCGAAATTAGTCACCGATACGAAACGATTTTGGAGCAGGTTAGAGACCAAAACCGGTCTTTAACTCAAGAACTTATCGACTTGGGTTTGAAAGTCTGTGACGTTTTAACTGATCTTATAAACTTCATTGGTAAGCCAATAGAAGGTGAAATCCAACAGCGTTATCTGAATTTATACGTAGAACTTGATAAGCATTGCCCTCGAGTCAGTTCGAATGCAAAAGCAGATTCAAACAATCAATTGAGTAGTCATCGCTCCCTTGGCACTTCCCTTCAGCTTGCACAATCTTGGCATATATCATTCAGACCCTATCCTAAAGTATTTCAAGATGGGCTAGACCCCAAAGCTTTTGTTCGATTTTTGAGTCAAATTGGTACGATTGAAGCAATCGCTGTGGTTGATGATGGTTTATTTCCATCTGCTGAACATGACGATTCTCCGTCATTAGAGTCTTTTCAATCAGAAGAATTTGACCCGGAAATTTGTTATTTGGGGTTTGAAATCCAGCTAAGTACATCGGCAACTCAGCAAGAGATTGAAGATGTGTTTGAGTTCATACAGCAAGATGCTGACATTCAGATAATTCCCCCAGACAGCGATGTCAAAACGTATATAGAGCTGATCAATCACCTTCCTGAATCGAATCAAAAGTTAGGTGAGATACTGGTTCATTGTGGGGCTTTGACTGCTCATGAATTGTCGCAAGGGTTAGTGCAACAAGAGAAGCATAAGGCACAAGAAACGAGTCATGAAACTGCCGTGAATCATGAAGTTGAAGGCGGTATTGATAGCAAGTTATCTATATCACCTTCTGAAAACATATTGACCCAAGCTGCCATTACTAATCAACACAACAAAATTCATAACAATAAAACGCTAAGAGTTGAAGCCGATAAGCTAGACAAGTTAATTGATCAAGTGGGTGAAATTGTCATTACTGGTGCCAGAACCACTTTACTAGCCCATGAAACGGGCAATGAAGACTTGATTGAAACCATCGTTCAATTGGAGCGGTTAGTTGAAAATATCAGAGATAGCTCATTACAACTGAGGATGGTTCAGGTCGGAGATACCTTTAATAAATTTAAGCGGATTGTGCGTGATGTGGCTTTATCTGTCGGAAAACAAGTGACATTGCAGATCAATGGCGCGGAGACAGAATTAGACAAAACCTTCATCGAAAAACTCAGTGACCCTTTAACCCATATTATTCGCAACGCTATCGATCACGGTATAGAACCACCAGAACAAAGAGTTCTCATGGGTAAGCCAGAAATAGGGACTATTTCATTAAATGCTTATCATGATTCGGGTTCGATTGTGATTGAAGTTCTGGAT
This window harbors:
- a CDS encoding response regulator transcription factor, giving the protein MKRVLLVEDNREIAGVLFDYFECIGMELDYADNGELGLQLALENSFDIIILDLMLPRMDGLTVCNKLREAGNATPILMLTALDSREDMLKGFDHGADDYLTKPFDLDILEARMKALVRRYRGNVASTKLQFSELTIDQKTRKAYRQDKLLALNPTTYTILEMLCQSAPQVVTREEISYKLWEEDEPNNDVLRSHIYQLRNQLDKPFAKQMLITVPKVGFRLEQPN
- a CDS encoding glycosyltransferase family 2 protein; this translates as MPKLKIRHNTIHNEHIKPAISLSIIVPFFNEEEVLGEFHSRLTSVLDGLEENCEIVYIDDGSTDKSLALVESFKSVNSAISVIGLSRNFGKEAAMSAGLEHCRGQAIILLDADLQDPPELIPEMMAKWREGYDVVNMQRKERNGETWFKKFSAASFYRVMNILVKIDVPENVGDFRLLSREVVDHINQLPERNRYMKGIFSWPGFRQTTIQFKRDARFCGETKWNYLKLVGLAMDGITSFSIRPLRIASVVGGLVALSAFVYGMFIVFKTMMFGEAISGYPSMMVVQLALGGIQLLSIGLLGEYIGRIFIETKGRPLYLIQSVADKPALKNSLILEESA
- a CDS encoding ArnT family glycosyltransferase, whose amino-acid sequence is MSFSLNRTHLWSLLAFALLLRLISLATYPLMDTTEARYGEMARLMVETGNWLTPQFDYGIPFWGKPPLFTWMSAVGIELFGLNEFAVRAPHWLAGVMTIGIIAYMAKRTGQSALVACVVLATCGIFSIAAGAVMTDMALTLAMTMAMVGFYFCWKGDGSDKTNKLWGYLGFVGLACGLLAKGPVAVVIMGIAVFPWLVLQHGLIGAFVQLWKRFPIVSGIVIMLVIALPWYIMAEAATPGFIDYFIIGEHFKRFVVSGWEGDLYGSAHDETRGMIWVFWIQSAAPWSIVLPILAFVRRDKVKLANSEHPGLFSFLICWLISPLILFTMAGNILPAYVLPGIPALGLLIAMLVVEKDKKWFSSVALILPVILMIAMLLLNLGKANQKSDRVIFEHIVDDAPSFYIGSRPFSGQFYSQGQAKKLMDINQLNDVSKYYLIGKKLEVEAGIRDHALTCVLEPTPEAKRVLFTCTNTGVQGELVTQLNKDTTMALNEQ
- a CDS encoding GtrA family protein, giving the protein MNSKIVKFALVGAGGFVVDCTAFAILHYWIGLPLMWARGGAFIVAATSTWFGNRVLTFEYKGNGSWRDNVKQWQKFMLSASFSAVPNLVCFKVVSGLLPTFTGVMFIAMAIGVLVGMVSNYLLSQYWVFAR
- a CDS encoding response regulator; translation: MNKTILIVDDSESLRQVVSIALVGAGYNVIEAKDGLDGLAKLDGTKVHLIISDVNMPNMNGIDFVEAVKELAKYKFTPIIMLTTENQPYLMEESRKAGAKAWLAKPFRPDQMLQAVSKILES
- a CDS encoding STAS domain-containing protein codes for the protein MPGNYTYILPDEFTIYEASEVYCDISEQLNTHGQCQIDGSRVEEVDTAGIQILCKFLHDKSLKNISLVEPSARLQSAFSLLGLESMSTPNHDE
- a CDS encoding chemotaxis protein CheA, whose protein sequence is MTNELQAALSTFVNEARELLVDLEQALLEVDGLGQEPKSDKINSMFRSIHTIKGSAGLFGLDEIVEISHRYETILEQVRDQNRSLTQELIDLGLKVCDVLTDLINFIGKPIEGEIQQRYLNLYVELDKHCPRVSSNAKADSNNQLSSHRSLGTSLQLAQSWHISFRPYPKVFQDGLDPKAFVRFLSQIGTIEAIAVVDDGLFPSAEHDDSPSLESFQSEEFDPEICYLGFEIQLSTSATQQEIEDVFEFIQQDADIQIIPPDSDVKTYIELINHLPESNQKLGEILVHCGALTAHELSQGLVQQEKHKAQETSHETAVNHEVEGGIDSKLSISPSENILTQAAITNQHNKIHNNKTLRVEADKLDKLIDQVGEIVITGARTTLLAHETGNEDLIETIVQLERLVENIRDSSLQLRMVQVGDTFNKFKRIVRDVALSVGKQVTLQINGAETELDKTFIEKLSDPLTHIIRNAIDHGIEPPEQRVLMGKPEIGTISLNAYHDSGSIVIEVLDDGRGLDKERVIAQAIEQELITKANHLNERDIFALIFEPGFSTSEQVTNLSGRGVGMDVVKRNIEQLRGNVEVISEPNLGTQVTIRLPLTLSIIDGFLFEIAGTSYVIPLDNVVECLELHEVAPDDVHEGRNFIDLRGEVLPFLRLREWFGAEDEVNHSQESLVIVQFGTLRAGLVVDSLLGEFQTVIKPLGRLFEGLKGVSGATILGNGVVAIILDVFSLIQSAVSRQELDCLEKNMDSDEQGA